The Gossypium hirsutum isolate 1008001.06 chromosome A13, Gossypium_hirsutum_v2.1, whole genome shotgun sequence nucleotide sequence AAGGGGCTCACGTGCCCGTGTGCCTTGCCTGTGTGGGTgcgggcgtgtgagcccacacgcccatgtgggtcaCACGGTCCAATTTGGCCTTGCCCGTGCGGATCACACAGTCTGGCCCAGATttccacatgcctgtgtggttcacctgtgtgggcccacacgcccatgtggcccacatggcccattttcCTGAGCCTGTGCCTCATACACGGCCTTCAAgccatcacacgcccgtgtccgtcACACCCGGGTGGCGCGCGCACGGCCTGGCTTATcagtgacacacccgtgtctcgcGACGCAGGCTACCACACAGACAGACCATACGCATGTGTATCATCGACAGACCACTTTTTGCCTTTCACTGAAACTCGTTTTATGCGTAATCGGAGTACACACCTGTTCGTTTTGCTTGCTAATCCAACCAcaagcactccaaagcctaaaaTCGACAATACCAAGCCCAAAATCAGTCTCTTAAGTCAGATTATTAAGAATAGGGAAATCTCGAAACTAGAGAGCTACTTACCTTCAACGAATAACGGTGACTCCTTGGTGTTAAGAGCTAGATTAATGATCCACAGACCCTAGAATATTCCCTAAACAACAACCAAAATCCCTTTTAAACAATCTCCAAGGAAATcccttaacttttattaaaaactaaACTTACCGAACTGACGAAATCACTAGTAACACGCCACAACTAatcgaaaaagaagaaaatgaaggaaaGGAAAAACATagaagaagggaaaaagaaaaagagaagttcGGCAACTAGGGTTTGGAAGAGGAAGAACAGCAGAGAAAAAATAGTTTGCCAAAAAGAAGGAAATAAGAAAACccctaatttttcctaaaactctCAACTCAGAATTTTAATAAAACCCCACACTTAACTGAAACTTGCAGCAAAAATAATCTTATCGCTACAGCAGGGAATCGAACTCCAAACCTCCTACACAccaacacacatcttaaccactcgaccaacaggcccattctgtcaTAATCTTACAAATAACTTCTTATTAGCCCATTAACCAAAGTCAAACTTTATCCAAATAGAAACCAAAATTTAAGCCTAAGTTAAggctcgaacttgggacctctcaagCATACCCCAAGCACATAACCACACAAGTAGACTAATattatgcaaattcatgcaaaaaTTTATATTCAGATATCCCCTACGCTACAGTTCCACAAAAGCCAAAATCACAGAAATTTAAGGCGTCACAACTCTACCTCCTTAAAGAAAATTCGTCCTCGAATTTTACCTGATTAGAAAAGGTAAGGATACTGCTATCGCATAGAATCCTTTGGCTCCTAAGTAGCCTCTTCAGTGCTATGATTCCACCATAGCACCTTTACCAAGGGAAAAGACTTCCTACGTAAGACCTTAACGTCGTGATCTAGAATCTGAACAGGCTCCTCTTCGAACgtcagatctggtctaacctcaatctcctccacGGGCACAATGTGCGTAGGATTAGAACGATAGCGTCTCAACATtgagacatggaacacatcgtgtATATGATCCAACtttggaggtagctctaactgatatACGACTGGCCCCACTCGCTTCAGAATCCAGTACAACCCAATAACCGAGGGCTCAGCTTACCCTTGCGACCGAACCTCAAGACCTTTTTCTATGGCAAGACCCTAAGGTAAACCatgtcccccacagaatactcgatgTCCTTTTTCTTCAGATCAGCATAGGACTTTTCTCTATTAGAAGTCGCTTTTAGACGTTCTCGAATCAAACGGACTTTATCTTCAGTTTCTGATACCAAATTTGAACCCAGAACACGTCACTCACCTGACTCAGTCCAGCAtaaaggagtgcgacacttacaaccataaaatgcctcatacggtgccatctgtatactagactaATAATTGTTATTGTAAACGAACTCTGCTAGAGGCAAGTtcttctcccaactacctcaaaaatccATAACACATCCTCTCAACATATCattcagtatctgaatcacctttTCCGTTTgcccatctgtctgaggatgaaacgcagtactgaagtcaagtcgcgaacccaaagcctcatggaGCTTCCCCAAAATCGAGACgtaaaacgaggatccctatcagaaatgatcgagacaggtacccCATGCAGCCTCACTATCTCATAAATGTAAAGCTTGGCCAACTTCTATAGAGAGAAGTCCGTCCTAATCGAAATGAAATGTACGGTCTTGGTCAATCGGTCTACAATGACCCAAACAAagtccttcttagtgggtgttaggggcaacccactaacgaagtccattgtTACTCGCTCCTATTTCCACATCAGTATTTTCACTGGCTGTAGCAAACCCGacggtaactgatgctcagctttaacctgctggcacgttaAATAACGAGCAACAAAGTCGGTAACCTCacgtttcaaccctggccaccagtacaactcacgAAGATCTTTATACATCTTGTTTCCACCAGGGTGTATAgcgtaaggactactatgcgcttCCCTCAGAATCGACAGACGCAAATCATCATCATTAGATACACAGATCCTACCTCAGAAACACAGAACCCCAtcactattcagcccaaaatctgtAGTCCCAGTATCAACCTGACAAAATTACATCTCGAGAGTCTTATCCTCTAACTTCTTAGCTCTAATCTGTTCAATCCATGTCAGCTTCACTTGTAGCTCTGCTAAAATACTTCCGTTGTCATAAAGTCTCAATCGAGtgaacattgctctcagattaGTTATAGCCCTCTGGCTTaatgcatcggccaccacattggcctttctAGGGTGATACTCAGTACTCCAGTCGTAGTCCTTGAGTAGCTCAACCCATcaacgctgcctaagatttaactctttctgagtgaggagatacttaaggctcttgtgatcagtatagatggtacacttctcatcgtacagatagtgcctctaaatcttcaatgcgaagacaactgctgccaactccaagtcatgcgtcggataattagcCTCGTGAGTCTTAAGTGGTTGAGAAGCATAGGCAACTACCTTACCATCTTACACCAAGACACAACCCAAACCCACATTTGACGCATCATTGTAAACCACGAAGTCCCTACCAGGCTCAGGCTGTATCAGATCTGAAGCCTGCGTCAAAACTGttttgagcttctcgaagctctcaTGTTGTGCGTTAGTCCAGACGAAAGGAACtcctttacgcaacaacttagtcaacGGCACTACGATCAACGAGAACCCCTTTACAAAACGTCGGTAATACCTtgccagtcctagaaaactgtaAATTTTTGACACGCTTTTTGTCTATTTCCAatccaacacagcctcaatcttacgaggatcCACTCGAATTCCCTCAGTAGAAACTGCATGAACCAAGAATGTCACTTCCCAAATcaagaactcacacttactgaacttcgcatacaattgtttctcatgAAGGATATGTAGAACCACTCTTAAATGCTCGTCGTACTCATCCTCAGActtagaatacaccaaaatatcatcaatgaacaccaccacaaatcGATCAAAGTAGGGCTGAAACacacggttcatcaagtccatgaatgccGCTGGTgtattagtcaacccaaaaggcatgactagaaactcgtaatgcctataacgagtcctaaatgccgtcttatgCACATTGGCCTCCTTTACCCTCAATTGATGATAACCTGATCACAGATAGATTTTagaaaacactgaagcccctctgaactgatcgaataggtcatcaatcctcagaagtgggtacttattcttaatcgtcaacttTTTCAATTGATGGTTGTCGATACACATCCCCATTGTACCGTTCTTCTTCTTTAAGAATAAAACATGTgttccccacggagacacactgggacgaataaacccacgatccaacagctcttgaatttgagccttcagtttcGCCAGCTCTTTCCATGCCATTCGATAAGGGGCGATAGTCACCAGAGCTGTACCAGGATTCAATTCAATCCCAAATTCTACCTCACGGCTCGGAGGCAATCCTAGTAATTCCTCTAGAAAAATATCTGGGAAGTTCTTCACAGCACGGATGTCTTTAATCGATAAGTCCACTGAATCCTAGGCACTGATGTAGGCCAAAAATGCCTCAAATCTTTTCTTCACCAGCTTCTCTGCTACCAATGCAGATATcagattatttaaataattttatcgttCACCAATCACGACTATCTTGTTATCCTCCTTGCTCCTCAGAACAACCCTCTTTTCAGCACAATTTAGACTTACACGATGATtcaccaaccaatccatacccagaattaagttGAACTCCCCAGACGAAAGTTCCATTAGATCAGCCAGAAATATCGTCTCTTGGACTTCCAACAGAACGTCTCTGAATAGTTTACTAGCCCTAATTGACTGCCCCAATGGACTTGCCACTGAAATCTCACTAGACGCGCTCTCATACGGCAttcccaaagtctcagacacaaAACATGCAATGTAGGaatgtgtagagcctatgtctattAGTGCAACATAAGGTACATTAAGGATTAAGGATGTACCCATGATGACGTctggagcatctccatcctcacGACGACGTACAACATAGACAAGTgtaggctgcctcgcctcagtcagCCCAGCACCTTTGTTCGGTGCTCTCTATCCTCGACCCATACCGTTACCATCCCTAACCTGACCTCGACCCCTAGGTGGCTGTTAAACTACCCTTGGCAGGTGCAACAGTAGGCCCAACTCTCACGGGCCAGATCTGGCATTTTTCCTAAGCCTCACCCCAGCATTCGAAGACTCTACATCCCTTTTAGCCTTCTCTCTGTCACAGTTCTGGCGCTCAGCGCGCTTAACCTCCTCTGCAATCTTGGCCTTTTCGACCAACACGGCAAActtacgctccctctgcggagctattAGGACCCTCAAGTTATCCTTAAGGCCTTCCTCAAAATGAACACAACGCTcatactcagtcgccaccatGCCTCATGCATAACGGCTCAGCCTTAGAAAGTTGACCTTAGACTCAGCCACTGAATGGTCTTTCTGAGTAAGATTCAGGAACTCACGCCTCCTAGTGTCGATGTAGCTGGCCCCCACATACTTGCTCTGGAAAGCCGTCTTAAACAAATCCCATGTCAGATTGTCAGGCTGAGTGCCATCCCTAACcgtcagccaccactgatatgcttcaTCGCGAAGCAACGAATCagcccccttcagcttctgcttgGTAGTAaaatccagatcatccataatacgctttgtggcctccatccagtactcaACCACATTAAGAGCAACTCCAGCGATGCCGCTGAATACCTCAGCCCCATTGGACTAGAGTCGTTCCATAACCGACCCATGGCTTTCAGATCTAACATTAGCCCTAGCGACCCTCTCTAGAATTCGCAGCATGGCCTAGGACAATGCGTTGTCCCCAACTGCACAGTCTTGAGACTCAACACTAGTCTCAGTAACAGGTGATACCGGCGTCTCGCTAGTGTCCAGATTAAGGATCGTATCAGATTCAAAGGACTCAACTTGAatccctctacggcctctacctcggcctctagtaccctGTCCATGAGTACCACGTGTGCTCATCGTAATTTCGAATTAAtctgtattaaaaattttatgcaaaTCAATTTATAGTTTCGATATTTGTTTTTAGGTATTTTATGTAGAAGAGTTATCAGAGTCCTCAGAGTCTGTTACCGTAAATCGTAGTTTACTATGGTTTCCAATTTATACTACCTAGAGTGTTTCAATAAGTATGCTACCTACAGTAGTTTCATAGCAACCGTTAGTATTTTCAAACAGGAATTCAGTAAATCCTAAGCATACTTTCAAACAATTCCATACAAAGTTTCAGAAATTTATAGGATCAGTGTCGGAGACTCAGTGAACCACATACTTAATCAAAGTATTTGAAAACATTCAAAAGTGTTTCTCTAAAACCAActttggaacccaaaatttaaaGTCGAGTTTTGAaccctactctgataccactaaatgtaacacccccaaacccggcttagacgCTATGACCGTATCTGGCGACGTCACAAGTGAGTACTTTATAGAAAAAAAACCTTAGCAAGTTAAAAGTCGTCCAATTTGTTATCTTTACTTAAGTCGAGAAATCTCTATTCCAATTATTAAGTGAAAACATTTCATTAACgcggaagctaaaacatcattaattcataaatcaataatttaacaaattaaaatccccaaaataaacccaaaa carries:
- the LOC107894603 gene encoding uncharacterized protein; this encodes MVATEYERCVHFEEGLKDNLRVLIAPQRERKFAVLVEKAKIAEEVKRAERQNCDREKAKRDVESSNAGRAPNKGAGLTEARQPTLVYVVRRREDGDAPDVIMGTSLILNVPYVALIDIGSTHSYIACFVSETLGMPYESASSEISVASPLGQSIRASKLFRDVLLEVQETIFLADLMELSSGEFNLILGMDWLVNHRVSLNCAEKRVVLRSKEDNKIVVIGER